Proteins encoded by one window of Kribbella flavida DSM 17836:
- a CDS encoding DUF3117 domain-containing protein yields MAAMKPRTGDGPLEVTKEGRGIVMRVPLEGGGRLVVELNADEATELGNALKAVVG; encoded by the coding sequence ATGGCGGCGATGAAGCCGCGGACGGGCGATGGTCCGCTCGAGGTCACCAAGGAGGGCCGGGGCATCGTGATGCGGGTTCCGCTCGAGGGCGGCGGTCGGCTCGTCGTCGAGCTGAACGCGGATGAGGCGACCGAGCTGGGGAACGCGCTCAAGGCCGTAGTCGGCTGA
- a CDS encoding helix-turn-helix domain-containing protein: MGLRSVGLRRVPGLRREEVAMLAGISSDYYLRLEQGRDRNPSVQVLDALAEVLQLDADATAYLVELTREQPRSRKQAVRRRPAKPEQVPASVLGLIEGWPNNPAYVQDKFSEVLAVNPPAAALSPNYAVGVNLLRAVFLDPAERELRRDWEDTVAEGVATLRAHVGPDVDDPRLVELVGELSVRSDLFRQLWGRHTVRPKRSRISHLRHPAVGDLDLTANKLVISGTGLGLVVFHAEPGSRSVELLGLLGSLAAGTASTLAGEADDVSDRTSAKGSVPEQ, encoded by the coding sequence GTGGGTCTGCGCAGCGTCGGCCTGCGGCGGGTGCCGGGGCTGCGCCGGGAAGAGGTCGCGATGCTGGCCGGAATCAGCTCCGACTACTACCTGCGGCTGGAGCAGGGGCGAGACCGGAATCCGTCCGTGCAGGTCCTCGACGCGCTCGCCGAGGTGCTCCAGCTGGATGCCGACGCCACGGCGTACCTGGTGGAGCTGACCCGGGAGCAGCCGCGGAGCCGGAAACAGGCCGTACGGCGACGGCCGGCCAAGCCCGAGCAGGTTCCGGCCAGCGTGCTGGGGCTGATCGAAGGCTGGCCGAACAACCCGGCGTACGTGCAGGACAAGTTCTCCGAGGTACTCGCGGTGAACCCGCCGGCGGCGGCGCTGTCGCCGAACTACGCGGTCGGGGTGAACCTGCTGCGTGCGGTGTTCCTCGACCCGGCGGAGCGGGAACTGCGGCGGGACTGGGAGGACACCGTCGCGGAAGGCGTCGCGACCCTGCGCGCCCACGTCGGCCCGGACGTCGACGATCCTCGGCTGGTCGAGTTGGTGGGCGAGCTGTCGGTGCGCAGCGACCTGTTCCGTCAGCTGTGGGGCCGGCACACGGTCCGGCCGAAGCGGAGCCGGATCAGCCACCTTCGCCATCCAGCGGTCGGCGACCTGGACCTGACGGCCAACAAGCTGGTGATCAGCGGCACCGGACTGGGGCTCGTCGTCTTCCACGCCGAGCCCGGCTCGCGCAGCGTCGAGCTGCTCGGCCTGCTCGGCAGCCTCGCCGCCGGCACGGCATCGACGCTCGCCGGTGAGGCCGACGACGTCAGCGACCGGACGAGCGCGAAGGGCTCAGTGCCTGAGCAGTGA
- a CDS encoding DNA-3-methyladenine glycosylase I encodes MRPVSVLGPDGRPRCDWAVSAPEYVEYHDQEWGREIRDDRGLFERMTLEGFQSGLSWITILRKRENFRAAFAQFDPQVVAAYGQADHDRLMNDAGIVRNRAKITATIANARALLELAPGELTELLWSFRPAERPAPKTLADVPATTAESVAMAKALKKKGFVFIGPTTSYALMQATGIVNDHLADCIAR; translated from the coding sequence ATGCGGCCAGTGAGCGTGCTCGGGCCCGACGGACGGCCGCGGTGCGACTGGGCGGTTTCAGCGCCGGAGTACGTCGAGTACCACGATCAGGAGTGGGGCCGGGAGATCCGCGACGACCGCGGGTTGTTCGAGCGGATGACGCTGGAGGGTTTCCAGTCGGGGCTGTCCTGGATCACCATCCTGCGCAAGCGGGAGAACTTCCGGGCGGCGTTCGCGCAGTTCGATCCGCAGGTGGTCGCGGCGTACGGCCAGGCCGACCACGACCGGCTGATGAACGACGCCGGCATCGTCCGCAACCGCGCCAAGATCACCGCGACGATCGCCAACGCCCGCGCCCTGCTCGAGCTCGCGCCGGGTGAGCTGACCGAGCTGCTCTGGTCGTTCCGGCCCGCCGAGCGACCGGCGCCGAAGACGCTCGCCGACGTCCCGGCCACCACCGCGGAGTCGGTCGCGATGGCGAAGGCGCTGAAGAAGAAGGGCTTCGTGTTCATCGGCCCGACCACCAGCTACGCGCTGATGCAGGCCACCGGCATCGTCAACGACCACCTGGCCGACTGCATCGCCCGCTGA
- a CDS encoding enoyl-CoA hydratase/isomerase family protein, translated as MSDSVVYELSGGVGTITLNRPEAMNALDTATKVALRDTVQAAAEDPAVRCVVLTGTGRAFCVGQDLKEHIGLLEANDLDALWATVPEHYAPIARALAEMPKPVIASLNGVAAGAGASMAFACDFRVVADTAGFNLAFTGIALSCDTGISWTLPRLVGQAKATELLYFPRTVPATEALTLGLATSVVPADELAAATAELAGKLAAGPTLAYGAVRQSLAYSATHTLEESLAFEAGKMQSTGSTEDHRNAVASFVAKQKPTFEGR; from the coding sequence ATGAGTGACTCCGTCGTGTACGAGCTGTCCGGGGGCGTCGGCACGATCACGCTGAACCGGCCGGAGGCGATGAACGCACTGGACACCGCCACCAAGGTCGCGCTGCGCGACACCGTGCAGGCGGCGGCCGAGGACCCGGCCGTGCGGTGCGTCGTCCTGACCGGGACCGGCCGCGCGTTCTGCGTCGGGCAGGACCTCAAGGAGCACATCGGGCTGCTGGAGGCCAACGACCTCGACGCGCTCTGGGCGACCGTGCCCGAGCACTACGCGCCGATCGCCCGCGCGCTGGCCGAGATGCCGAAGCCGGTGATCGCCTCGCTGAACGGGGTCGCGGCCGGGGCCGGCGCGTCGATGGCGTTCGCGTGCGACTTCCGGGTGGTCGCCGACACCGCCGGGTTCAATCTCGCCTTCACCGGGATCGCGCTGTCCTGCGACACCGGCATCTCCTGGACGCTGCCGCGGCTGGTCGGGCAGGCCAAGGCGACCGAGCTGCTGTACTTCCCGCGCACGGTCCCGGCCACCGAGGCGCTGACGCTGGGCCTGGCGACCAGCGTCGTACCGGCGGACGAACTGGCGGCCGCGACCGCCGAGCTGGCCGGCAAGCTGGCGGCCGGGCCGACGCTGGCGTACGGCGCGGTGCGGCAGTCGCTGGCGTACTCCGCGACGCACACGCTGGAGGAGTCGCTCGCCTTCGAGGCGGGCAAGATGCAGTCGACCGGCAGCACCGAGGATCACCGCAACGCCGTCGCGTCGTTCGTGGCCAAGCAGAAGCCGACGTTCGAGGGCCGCTGA
- a CDS encoding oxidoreductase → MSSSTTPGGTLTLADDLTISRMGYGAMQLAGPGVFGPPKDRDAAIAVLRTAVELGITHIDTSDFYGPVVVNELIKEALSPYPADLRIVTKVGARRGADASWTMSHDPADLKAQVYENLEHLGVPALDAVNLRMGSPEGPVEQSIAEPFGALADLQKEGLIRHLGLSTITANQLSEAQAIAPVVTVQNLYNLANRQDDALVELCAAENIAFASYFPLGGFSPLQSSTLTEVAQRLDATPQQVALAWLLQRSSTSVVIPGTSSVAHLRENVAAADLVLPADAVAELDRIGG, encoded by the coding sequence ATGAGCAGCAGCACCACCCCGGGCGGAACCCTCACCCTCGCCGACGACCTCACGATCAGCCGGATGGGCTACGGCGCCATGCAGCTGGCCGGCCCGGGGGTCTTCGGTCCGCCGAAGGACCGCGACGCGGCGATCGCCGTGCTGCGGACCGCGGTCGAGCTCGGCATCACCCACATCGACACCAGCGACTTCTACGGGCCGGTCGTGGTGAACGAGCTGATCAAGGAGGCCCTGTCGCCCTACCCCGCCGACCTGCGCATCGTCACCAAGGTCGGCGCCCGGCGCGGCGCCGACGCCAGCTGGACGATGTCCCACGACCCCGCGGACCTCAAGGCCCAGGTGTACGAGAATCTGGAGCATCTCGGCGTGCCCGCCCTGGATGCGGTGAACCTCCGGATGGGCTCGCCCGAAGGCCCGGTCGAGCAGTCGATCGCCGAGCCGTTCGGCGCGCTGGCGGACCTGCAGAAGGAAGGCCTGATCCGGCACCTCGGACTCAGCACGATCACCGCGAACCAGCTGTCCGAGGCGCAGGCGATCGCCCCGGTGGTCACCGTGCAGAACCTCTACAACCTGGCCAACCGCCAGGACGACGCCCTGGTCGAGCTGTGCGCGGCCGAGAACATCGCCTTCGCGTCGTACTTCCCGCTCGGCGGCTTCAGTCCGCTGCAGTCGAGCACGCTCACCGAGGTGGCCCAGCGGCTCGACGCGACCCCGCAGCAGGTGGCCCTCGCCTGGCTGCTGCAGCGCTCCAGCACCAGCGTCGTCATCCCCGGCACCTCGTCGGTCGCGCACCTGCGGGAGAACGTCGCCGCCGCCGACCTGGTGCTCCCGGCCGACGCCGTCGCCGAGCTCGACCGCATCGGCGGCTGA
- a CDS encoding PaaX family transcriptional regulator C-terminal domain-containing protein has product MHARSALFDLYGDHLRARGARAPVAALVRLLAPLGVQPPAVRTAVSRMVRQGWLEPVRTDGQPGYALTARARRRLDDAAARIYRTEQPGDGSGGAAAGRVDWDRHWHLCILREVPNARRREQLMNQLSFLGWAPLSDGAWVGLRNDGEVDQILAAEGLAADRFRAPVDDDAAAFARRVWRLDELGAAYDAWLVEAKALVDGATGDVTDEQAFAVRSELVHEWRKFLFVDPGLPDELLPADWAGARAAAFFDFHAERLSHAAGRFVDNCLTVH; this is encoded by the coding sequence GTGCACGCCCGATCAGCCCTTTTCGACCTGTACGGCGACCACCTGCGCGCCCGGGGCGCGCGGGCCCCGGTGGCTGCCCTGGTCCGGCTGCTCGCACCGCTGGGTGTGCAGCCGCCGGCGGTCCGCACGGCCGTGTCGCGGATGGTGCGGCAGGGCTGGCTGGAGCCGGTCCGGACCGACGGCCAGCCCGGATACGCCCTGACCGCCCGGGCGCGTCGCCGCCTCGACGACGCCGCCGCGCGGATCTACCGCACCGAGCAGCCCGGCGACGGCTCCGGCGGCGCCGCGGCGGGTCGCGTCGACTGGGACCGGCACTGGCACCTGTGCATCCTGCGCGAGGTGCCGAACGCTCGTCGCCGTGAGCAACTGATGAACCAACTCTCCTTCCTGGGTTGGGCTCCGCTGTCCGACGGCGCCTGGGTCGGGTTGCGCAACGACGGCGAGGTGGACCAGATCCTGGCCGCCGAGGGACTGGCCGCCGACCGCTTCCGCGCCCCGGTCGACGACGACGCGGCGGCCTTCGCCCGGCGGGTCTGGCGGCTGGACGAGCTCGGCGCGGCGTACGACGCCTGGCTGGTCGAGGCGAAGGCGCTGGTGGACGGCGCGACCGGTGACGTCACCGACGAGCAGGCGTTCGCGGTCCGCTCCGAGCTGGTGCACGAGTGGCGCAAGTTCCTGTTCGTCGATCCGGGGCTGCCCGACGAGCTGCTGCCGGCCGACTGGGCCGGTGCCCGGGCCGCGGCGTTCTTCGACTTCCACGCCGAACGACTGAGCCACGCGGCCGGGCGTTTCGTCGACAACTGTCTGACCGTTCACTGA
- the snpA gene encoding snapalysin, with translation MPNRILSSLAGLAAAALSASLFAAAPAAAAPAPERVQAATTTVSAYAGSPQEALNNKAFYDAVMKSALAKQAKAGNRLAAVTVRYRVNAPTFATQISRSTQIWNSSVTNVRLVQSTSGYDFYYTEGNDPRGSYASTNGHGRGYIFLDYAQSRVYNPLRITAHETGHVLGLPDHYSGPCSELMSGGGPGPSCTNAYPNSAERSRVNQLWANGFTGLSGTFKTIR, from the coding sequence ATGCCGAACCGCATCCTCTCGTCCCTCGCCGGACTCGCCGCCGCCGCGCTGTCGGCGTCCCTGTTCGCCGCCGCGCCGGCCGCCGCGGCACCCGCCCCGGAGCGAGTCCAGGCCGCCACCACCACGGTCTCGGCGTACGCCGGGTCGCCGCAGGAGGCGCTGAACAACAAGGCGTTCTACGACGCGGTGATGAAGTCCGCGCTGGCCAAGCAGGCCAAGGCCGGCAACCGGCTGGCCGCGGTCACCGTGCGGTACCGGGTCAACGCGCCGACCTTCGCCACCCAGATCTCCCGCTCCACCCAGATCTGGAACTCCTCGGTCACCAACGTCCGGCTGGTGCAGAGCACGAGCGGCTACGACTTCTACTACACCGAGGGCAACGACCCGCGCGGCTCGTACGCGTCCACCAACGGGCACGGCCGCGGCTACATCTTCCTGGACTACGCCCAGTCCCGGGTCTACAACCCGCTCCGGATCACCGCCCACGAGACCGGTCACGTGCTCGGTCTGCCGGACCACTACTCCGGTCCGTGCAGCGAGCTGATGTCCGGCGGCGGCCCCGGCCCGTCCTGCACCAACGCCTACCCGAACTCGGCCGAGCGCAGCCGGGTCAACCAGCTGTGGGCCAACGGCTTCACCGGTTTGAGCGGCACCTTCAAGACCATCCGCTGA
- a CDS encoding leucyl aminopeptidase family protein, which produces MARRSSQNVFPTLPAVQWQPGLPVHGARSWVVVAGEAGLPAAAKEAGERLGVDLTRLLEVQRDTGFSPSAGATAAYPLLTGEVAEVLLVGAGDGTPAELRHAGAAIARFGRGKDELTTVVAEGIDDAGLQAFAEGVVLGSFTFHRKTVDPGRPVAGRITLTDGSAADRSAAVARGVVVGRTGWLARQFATTPSNEKDPAWLAARATELAATGGLEVTVWDEKQLAADGFGGLLAVGQGSVRPPRLIRIDYTPDGAGKDTPYVVLVGKGITYDTGGLSLKPREGMVSMKRDMTGGGSVIATMSALRELGAKVRVTGLVCAAENMPSGTAYRPDDVIRHYGGRTTEVKNTDAEGRLVLADGIAYAVEELKPDVVVDIATLTGAIKVSLGAMLYGGLFATDDALADNLADAGEVSGERLWRMPLPAEYAELISTPVADSVNSSKGPGSITAALFLKAFAGDVPWAHLDLSSIAESPRDEHEYSLGATGAGARLLTTWLTSDNPVAGIV; this is translated from the coding sequence GTGGCTCGCCGTAGTTCCCAGAACGTCTTCCCGACTCTTCCGGCCGTCCAGTGGCAGCCGGGGCTTCCCGTGCACGGGGCCCGCAGCTGGGTGGTCGTGGCCGGTGAGGCCGGACTGCCCGCCGCCGCCAAGGAGGCCGGTGAGCGGCTCGGGGTCGACCTGACCCGGCTGCTCGAGGTGCAGCGGGACACCGGGTTCAGCCCGTCCGCCGGCGCCACCGCGGCGTACCCGCTGCTGACCGGTGAGGTCGCCGAGGTGCTACTGGTCGGAGCGGGCGACGGAACGCCGGCCGAGCTGCGACACGCCGGGGCGGCGATCGCCCGGTTCGGCCGGGGCAAGGACGAGCTCACCACCGTCGTTGCCGAGGGCATCGACGATGCCGGGCTGCAGGCGTTCGCCGAGGGCGTGGTGCTCGGCTCGTTCACGTTCCACCGCAAGACCGTCGACCCGGGCCGCCCGGTGGCCGGCCGGATCACGCTGACCGACGGGTCCGCCGCCGACCGGTCCGCCGCGGTCGCCCGCGGCGTCGTGGTCGGCCGCACCGGCTGGCTGGCCCGCCAGTTCGCGACCACCCCGTCGAACGAGAAGGACCCGGCCTGGCTGGCCGCGCGCGCCACCGAGCTCGCGGCGACCGGTGGGCTCGAGGTGACGGTCTGGGACGAGAAGCAGCTCGCCGCCGACGGCTTCGGCGGCCTTCTCGCGGTCGGTCAGGGCTCCGTCCGGCCGCCGCGGCTGATCCGGATCGACTACACCCCCGACGGCGCCGGCAAGGACACGCCGTACGTCGTGCTGGTCGGCAAGGGCATCACCTACGACACCGGCGGCCTGTCGCTGAAGCCGCGCGAGGGCATGGTGTCGATGAAGCGGGACATGACCGGCGGCGGCTCGGTGATCGCGACCATGTCGGCGCTGCGCGAGCTGGGCGCGAAGGTCCGGGTCACCGGGCTGGTCTGCGCGGCCGAGAACATGCCGTCCGGCACGGCGTACCGGCCGGACGACGTGATCCGGCACTACGGCGGCCGGACCACCGAGGTGAAGAACACCGACGCCGAGGGCCGGCTGGTGCTGGCCGACGGCATCGCGTACGCGGTCGAGGAGCTGAAGCCGGACGTCGTCGTCGACATCGCCACCCTCACCGGCGCGATCAAGGTGTCGCTCGGCGCGATGCTGTACGGCGGCCTGTTCGCCACCGACGACGCGCTCGCCGACAACCTGGCCGACGCCGGCGAGGTCTCCGGCGAACGGCTGTGGCGGATGCCGCTGCCGGCCGAGTACGCCGAGCTGATCTCGACCCCGGTCGCGGACTCGGTGAACAGCTCCAAGGGCCCGGGCTCGATCACCGCGGCGCTGTTCCTCAAGGCGTTCGCCGGGGACGTGCCCTGGGCGCACCTGGACCTGTCCAGCATCGCCGAGTCCCCGCGCGACGAGCACGAGTACTCCCTCGGCGCCACCGGCGCGGGCGCCCGCCTGCTCACCACCTGGCTGACCTCGGACAACCCGGTCGCCGGCATCGTCTGA
- the glgA gene encoding glycogen synthase, translated as MKVGILTREYPPDVYGGAGVHVDFLVRELRRLVDVDVHCMGEPRAGATAHSEDDPRLPAANAALRVLSTDLTMTAAVSNSDLVHSHTWYANMAGHWAKLLHDIPHVVTAHSLEPRRPWKAEQLGGGYRLSSWAERTAYEAADAVIAVSRGMRDDVLDCYPTIDPAKVHVISNGIDADFYHPDPATHVLDRLGVDLNRPYVTFVGRITRQKGVPHLLRAGLQLDPSVQLVLLAGAADTPELKTETDALIDELKAARDGVFVVSDMLPREDVRQVLTHALAFCCPSIYEPLGIVNLEAMACQTAVVASAVGGIPEVVHHGLTGTLVHYDQNDPATFETQLANGINDLVANPAKAQAMGKAGRERAITQFGWDAVADRTVALYQSLLRH; from the coding sequence ATGAAGGTCGGGATCCTGACGCGTGAGTATCCTCCGGACGTCTACGGCGGAGCGGGGGTGCACGTCGACTTTTTGGTCCGCGAGCTGCGCCGGCTTGTGGACGTGGATGTGCACTGCATGGGCGAGCCCCGGGCGGGTGCCACCGCGCACTCCGAGGACGACCCCCGCCTACCAGCCGCGAACGCCGCACTGCGGGTACTGTCCACCGACCTGACCATGACCGCCGCAGTCAGCAACAGCGACCTGGTCCACTCCCACACCTGGTACGCGAACATGGCCGGCCACTGGGCCAAACTCCTCCACGACATCCCCCACGTGGTGACAGCACACTCGCTGGAACCCCGCCGACCATGGAAAGCCGAACAACTCGGCGGCGGCTACCGCCTGTCCAGCTGGGCCGAACGCACAGCCTACGAAGCCGCCGACGCCGTCATCGCGGTCAGCCGCGGCATGCGCGACGACGTCCTCGACTGCTACCCCACCATCGACCCCGCCAAAGTCCACGTCATCTCCAACGGCATCGACGCCGACTTCTACCACCCCGACCCCGCCACCCACGTCCTGGACCGGCTCGGCGTCGACCTCAACCGCCCCTACGTCACCTTCGTCGGCCGCATCACCCGCCAAAAAGGCGTACCACACCTGCTCCGCGCCGGCCTCCAACTAGACCCCTCGGTCCAACTGGTACTCCTGGCCGGCGCCGCCGACACACCCGAACTGAAAACCGAAACCGACGCCCTGATCGACGAACTGAAAGCCGCCCGCGACGGCGTCTTCGTCGTCTCCGACATGCTGCCCCGCGAAGACGTCCGCCAAGTCCTCACCCACGCACTGGCCTTCTGCTGCCCCTCGATCTACGAACCACTCGGCATCGTCAACCTCGAAGCAATGGCCTGCCAAACCGCCGTCGTCGCCTCCGCAGTCGGCGGCATCCCCGAAGTCGTCCACCACGGCCTCACCGGCACCCTGGTCCACTACGACCAAAACGACCCCGCCACCTTCGAAACCCAACTCGCCAACGGCATCAACGACCTCGTCGCCAACCCCGCCAAAGCCCAAGCAATGGGCAAAGCCGGCCGCGAACGCGCCATCACCCAGTTCGGCTGGGACGCCGTCGCCGACCGCACGGTCGCCCTCTACCAGTCACTGCTCAGGCACTGA